From Corynebacterium pseudotuberculosis:
TTACCGACAAAAGAAGGCTGGGCTGGAGCCGGACTTTGATCCGGATGCCGTGGGCATTAAGAACGCCGATTTCTGGGTTGAACGTAAGCGGCGTCGTGAAGCCGTCGGAGCTGAGCGGGGCGCTCATATCGATCCTCGGCTTGGCGACGCCCCCTATGAACCCTAAAGCCTCATCCTTAACGGGCACTCCACTGTGGGTGTCCGTTTTCTTTTTCTCTGATGGAGCAGGGGTCAACCATTTTGTTATGCAAAAATAAGAAGTTTTTCCTGGTGCACTGATTTCCCAAGCTTATCAAGCAAGTTCCGTTGTAGAGGGTAAGGCTAACTTACCCCCGTCTTTATTGAGGTTAGGCATGCCTAAAAAGTCGGGTATAAAGTTGTGTGCGCTCGGTTTATACCGGGTAAATTGCATAACTTGAAAGGAACTGCGTTGAACCGAATGCGACGCCATACGGCCACCCTCATGGCAACGGTTATGGCATCCTCCCTCGTTTCCCTCGCACCAGTTGCATATGCGCAAGAAGCCGCATCTGAGGGCTCCTTGTCTTGGGGAATACGTTCTAGCTTTAACAATTACACCGGTGGTGCTACCAAGCTTTCCGATGGCGCCGCCCGTTCCGATAACTCCTTCACCTTCCCCCTGGCCACTCAGGCTTTTGATGAATCCACTTCAAAGCTGGAAGCTCAATTCAAAGGCGAGGTGCTGTATAAGAAGTACTGCAAGAACACAGGGAAAAAAGACCCTGTGGAAGACGATTGCTCGCTCGATCTTTCAATCAAGGATCCCAAAATCGTCATAGCCCCAGAGGGCTCCTACATGGAAGCCACTGTGCGATCACGGCAATACGCCACGGGACAGTACTTTGCTCCGGAAAAACCTGTCCGAATTGTCAACCTCTATACTTCAGGGGCGCAGTTTAAGGACAGCGATGGGAAAATTAGCTGGTCCGATATCGCTACCGCGCTGACCTCCGATGGCGTAAAAATGTTCTCTGATTTTTATAATGAGAACGAGGGCCTTGATCCGCTTAATTTCACATATAAAGGCAAGGGTGTACGCCCCGCTGGTGATCAGGGGGGATTACGGACTGCAGCCCAAAAATGGACAGCGCCAAGGGACTACGACCACCTTTCTCGCCCCTTTTCCTATGGTGACAAGGTCGTGGTGGTTACCGCCGACTACGGCGTAACGCTTCTCAATGCGGAGCTAAAGCCCATAGCGACAAAAGAACTGCCCATAGACAAGCTGACTACGGTCGCTTTCAATGAAAAAACGGGCGAACTCTTTTACGCAGCATCGGGGACCAATGGCTCCTCTGATATGAAGACGCTCATGAAAGCCACCGTCTCCCAGGACGGAATTGGGGAGCCTACCAGCGTGGGAACCGTCCCCGAGGCTATCCGGGGAATCGGAGTGGACGCAGATTCTGGCGTATTTTTTGCAATTAGCTCGGAATCAGGCGATGACTCCTCTAGGGAAAACGGCGGACATCTCACCATCTTTGATAAATCTTCCGAGCGCTCGATAGCTCTGCCAAAGACTTCAGAAGTCCTTGAGGGCAAGGTTGCTGACGGCGAGTCGCTGTACGCCAAAATCTTTAATGACGATGACTTTGCTGAAGTCCTGAAGATGAACGATGGAACTTTTGTCTTCCATCCGGGAACTGCCATCACGTTGAATGATGATGACATTGCAACGAAGGGTTTCCTCTTCTCCATTGACCTGAAGGCTTCTGATGCTGAGGCTTTCAAATACATGAAGGGCTCCCAATACCTCGCGCGTACGGCTCTTCTGGGAGTGTCTACGGATGGGGAAAAAATTGTGCGGTCCACCCACTTTGGTCGAGGTGGAGCACAAATTCTGAAGTATGCGGACCGGGATGTTTCTGAGGTGACAAAGCTTTCTCAAGACTCTGAGCTGGGTCTTTGGGCAGGGTCGGTTTTCCATGACGGAAAGATCGTCCAGCTAGACGGCAGAAACGGCAAGCTTAACTGGTTGAATGCCTCAGATTTGAAGGTGGAAAAGTCCCTTCCCATAGCTAATGGTCGCGAGACCTCTAACAGGCGACATGGTGACTTTTTAATCACCAAAAACGGCGACGTTTATGTGCAAACCTTGGATGAATCGACTGGTGATTACAAAGAATATTATGTGCTCACACGCATGTCCGATGGCTCCAAGCCGGTAGTCACTAAGTCTGACAATGAGAACCGACTACGGGAAATTGAACGGTTTACAACCGATAATGCAAAGCCCTCTTCTGACGGAAAACTTGGGCAAATAGGCAAGATCATCGGCATAGTGCTGGGGGTCTTAGGTGGACTTTCTGCTCTCGCATTCTTCTTCCAAAACCATATTCGCAGCTTCTTGGGATTCTAAAGGACACACATCATGAAAAATAATCGCATACTTTCTCTCACCATCAGCGCTTTGGCCACGGCTTCTGTGTTTACTACTTCTTCTTTGGTTGTCACGTCACCATTAGTTACTGCAGTGGCTAGTGCACAGACGCACGATGCGATGCCGGGGAATTACATAATTAAGAAAGCCGAGGATGGTGACCAGCATCTTGCTGAATTAAATTCTCTGGTTTCCGTGGCAAAAGTTCGCCACCTGTACCATGCGGCGTCGGGCGAGCAAAAATTCGAGGACTATAGAAACGCTACCGATGAAATGCGAAGGGCTCACGAGGAGTCTGAGAATGCCTGTTATATGGCAAAGGCGAGGGTTGCGCTAGCGATACTTAAAGTCGAAGGGGACGCAGACGCTAGAGCCTTGGACTTGGGACGCGTGGGCATTGACCTTGAGGAATCAGAAAAGGCACTTCCGGTTCTTAAGGAGATGAAGGATAAGTACCTGAAGTTAGCCTTGGGCACTGATTCAACGGATCCGGATAAGGGCAAGATCAGTAACACGGACAAGATTGCAACAAATGGCCTAGACGGCTTGGAGCGCGTAATCAAAAAGCTGAAGGAGGGAGAAGAAACATACGAGTTTGATGCGTATTCCATCCTCGACTGGAATGTCCAAGAACGTTTTATTGAAAGGATTAAGTCGGCGCACCACATGGGCGAAGCAGAAGATCAACTAACTGTTTCTAAGCTCAGCGATCCTGAAAATATTAAAAAAGATGACATCCTCAAGACGGCTCAGGAAAACAAGGAAATGCTGCTTAAGAAGCATGGTGGTTCCGATACGTTAGCTCCGAAGCCTCAGGAAAAACCAGAGAAGCACAAGGAAGAGGCAGAAAAGCCAGCTTCTGAAAAACCGAAGGCAGACGCGGAAAAGCCAAAGGCAGAGCCAGAGAAGCCTAAGGCAGAGCACGAGAATAAGGCCCCCGAGGCTAAGGATGAGAAAAAGGTCGAGTCCGCTGAGACGCCTAAGGCGCCTAAGACTCCACAAATCTCCTGGTCTCCCATCACCTGGCCTTCCTGGCTGAAAGTGATTGTGTCTCTGGGCGGTGTGGGTCTACTTGCTGGTTTGGTGCATATTCTGTTGCCATTCTTGCCTCATTAAATCCTCTCTAAAATCTGGATTAGAGGCACCCTAAGATGAGTAATGCCGTTGCGGCTGATTGAACCGCAACGGCATTACTCCTGCGATGATAATTACCGCAAGGAAGCGAATAATTGTTCAGCGGCGGTTTTGTCCCAGAGGACCACATTTCCTACGTCGTAGTTGGCAAAACCCGAGTATGGGACGGTAACCGTATCCACTCCTTCGCGCATTGCTAAAGCCACGCGGAGGAGATGCCAGACGTGATCTTTGTTTCCTACAGTGAAGCTTCCAGCCACGCTGCTTACGGTGGGGAAGAATCGGAATGGGTTGGCAAAGGTACTGGTGGAGGTAAGCTTATTTACCAGCGCGGCGAAGAACTCTCGTTGGCGTTGCACGCGATCGAGGTCGCCTAGGGGGGTGGCTCGTGTACGGACGTATCCGAGCGCCGTTGGGCCGTTGACTTTTTGGCAGCCGGCGTTGATGGAAAGCGCTGCCAGTGGATCATTGATGGGTTCTGCTGGGCATACTTCGATGCCGCCAACTGCGTCGACAACGTTGGCTAGCCCGCCCATGCCGATTTCCGCGTAATGGTCCACGCGCAAGCCGGTGGCTCCTTCTACAGTTTGGGTAAGTAGCGGTGCGCCACCATAGGTGAAGGCTGCATTGATCTTATCCATACCGTATCCGGGGATGCTGACGTAAGAGTCGCGAGGGAGTGACAGCAGGGTTGCTTTGCCGCTAGTGGGGATGTGGAGCAGCATGATGGTATCGGTTCTCATGGAACCGAGATCGCCGCCCGTCCCTAGTCGCTGGGCATCGGCTTCGCTGAGTCCTGATCGGGAGTCCGAACCGACAAGCAGCCAGTTTGTGCCGGCGGTACTAGCAATGCGGTTGGTAGGACGGGCGTTGGTTCGGTTGAGTTTGGTGTCCATCCAGAGCGTGCCAGCGATGCTGAGGACTAAGACGGTGACAACTAGCCACGCGATGCTGGATAGGCAGCCGCGGGGGCGTAGGATCCTCCGACGGCGTCGGGGCGCACTGGGCTGTTGAATAGCGGCCTGGTGGCGCTCAAAGCTTCGGTTAGGTTGAAAGCTTGCAGATTGTTGGTACCCACGGGGATCAACGTAACTCTGTGGCGGCTGCTGTTGCCGTAGCTGCTGTTGCTCCTGCGCCGAAGGGAAATATTGTTGGGGGCGTTGCGGCTGCGCGGGGGAGTCAAAACGCGTCACCTCCGGTTGGGGAGCCTGAGCGTTCCGACGCGGCCGCCGTTGTGGCGCGCTCTTTCCTCGACGGCGCACGGGTCGTCCGTAGCGATCGAGCAGGGGATTCCCTTGAGAATCACGCATGAACTCATCACGCGATCCGTATCCTGCCTGTGGCTCCTGTGGGTTCATGAGAATAAGAGTAGTAAGCCAAGACCGATTGCGGCTAACTCATGGCACTTTTAAAGTCCCAAGAACTGCAGATTTCCACCGATGAGGGAGTAGCCAACAAAAGCGACGGCGTCGATAAGGAAATGCCCTACGATGAGTGGCCAAATATGCTGTGGGCGCCATTTGAGATAGAACCAGGTAAAGAGGAGGCCCATAATCATATTGCCAATTCCTGCGGAAAATCCCTGGTAAAGATGATAAGAGCCGCGCAGCAACGAGCACGCTAGGAGGATGAATCCGGTGGACTTGCCAAGCTGCCGTAACCGTGTACTAAGCCATCCGACCACCACGATTTCCTCTGCAAAGGCATTGGCAAAAGAATAAAGCAGCAAAATGGGAATCGTCCACCATGTTTCGAGCGAGCTCGGGATAACCTGTTTTGACAGCCCTAGATGCACTGCTGTGACGTAGAAGGCAAGACCGGGAACTCCAATAGCAAGCGCGAGTAGGGCGCCCCAGCCGATCTCTGTCAGCCATGTCTTTGCAGACGTGAGTCGAAGCAGCGGTCCAGGTATGCGGTGCTCGGGGGCGTTGACTACAAGGAGGAATAAGGAGAGTAGTCCCCACGCGATGAGAGTTCCCGCCCCGCACAGCTGTAGTGCAAGGTCGAGCCAGGGGGAATCTGCCTGGGAAGAATTAAGAGTGGTGCTCTGCTCGTTGAGGGCTACGGGGGAGAGGGTGGCGTCGATAAGCCTTAAAAGCGAACGTAACCCGGACATGCCGAATGTGATGGCAAGGACCAGCCAGATTTCTCCATGAATACGATGCCTCATAATGCCTCCGCCACGCCAAAGAGCTCAGGAACAGTGGCTCGGATCGCCCCGAGTTGAATCCCTACCCCGCGGTAAGGCACCGATAACGCGGCGCCTCCAGACATGTTGAACATGGTTCCCCACGGGGTCCAACGGGTCTGGGCCGCAAAATCCTCTTCGGGCGGCATAGCGGAGAAATATCCCACGGGCGGCGGGTCGAATGCCAGGGTAGGGGTGAGCAGTACGTCGATATCCCAGGCGTCGCGCAGGAGCTTATCCACGCCCACGAAAATCCGTACGGCCTCTGCTTTCCGCTTTTGGGACACAAGGCGGCCACAGTCGCGTAACCACTCCACGAGAGGAGAAGCAGGCCCATGAATCTTTGTGGATTTTAGCGCCAGAATGTCATGAAAAGCCTTAAACGGCTCATCACCATAAGGCCTGGTCACTCTGCTGACCGCGTGGCCGGCCGCGGAAAGTCTCGCGGCGGCTTCCTCTACCGCGCTAAGGATGTGGGGGGCCACGTCTACCTCTGCATGGACGGGTTGTGTGAGCACACCAATGCGCAGCGGGCGCGATAGCGGGCGGATGTTGTGGAGATAGGCGGCGTCGGCAAGCGTGCGGGTGAGGAATCCTTGAGTGACCGGATTAGCTAGCGAGGCATCATGCGGTGGTTTAAAGCCCACGATCCCAGTACAAGCTGCTGGGATGCGGATAGAACCGCCGCCATCAGAAGCATGGGCGGCCCGCACCAATCCGCGAGCGACCATAACCGCGGCGCCTCCTGAAGAACCGCCAGGCGTATGCCCATCATAGGTCGGGGCTGCTAAACCTACTGGCTCTGTGTAGGCGCTAAGGCCCAGCTCTGGAACCAGGGATTTACCAGGAACTATCGCGCCCTGCGCCATATATTTGGCTATAAACGAGTCGGTTTCCGCCGCCATAACCCGGCGGTGGACTGAACCATAGCTGGTAGGCATACCTGCCACATCGGAGAGATCCTTGGCTGGGATGATCCACCCGGAGAGCCGCTGCGGTGGTGAGTCTGCCTGCATATCTGCTTGATCATGCGCCGCATCAGCATCGAAATGAGCGAAGCCATGCTCTTGCGCGGATAAGCCGGCGACCTGCGTTGCGAGTGCGTCGATTCGCTCATGAATTGCCATGACGAACACACTACTAGGCAGATAAACTAGCCCTCATGAAGATCGCCTATTTGGGCCCTGAGGGCACATTCACCGAGGCTGCATTATGGAAGTTTGCAGAGCGGCAGGAGTTTGTGGATGTTCGGGCGATTCCCATGCGTACCCCACGTGAGGCTGTGGACGCGGTTCGCGCCGGTGAAGCCACATATGCCTGCGTAGCCATAGAAAACTCCGTCGATGGTGCCGTAACACCTACCTTTGATGCGCTGGCAGTAGCTGACGACGTGCAAATCTTTGAGGAAGTCGACCTTCCCATCGCCTTTGCCATCATGAGCCTCCCCGGCGCGGAGGCCTCCGCGGCAAAGATCATAGCCACACATCCCGTGGCTTATCAGCAAGTAAAAAGTTGGCTTGCGCAGCATGCCCCCCAAGCAGAATTTATAGCGGCCTCCTCCAACGCTGCTGCTGCACAGCTGGTATCTGAAGGAAAAGCAGACCTTGCAGCCGCGCCGTTACGCGCCGCCGAGGTCTATGGGCTTTCCGTGATCAGCGACAACGTGGCTGATGTGCCGGGGGCTCGCACTCGCTTTGTCCTGATTGGTCAACCTGCGCGATCCACTCCTCGCACTGGGACAGACCGCACAGCAATCATGTTTATTCTGAAAAACGAGCCTGGAAGCTTGGTCGCGGCACTTTCTGAATTTTCCCTGCGCGGAGTCGATCTATCGCGCATTGAATCCCGTCCCATTGAAAGCGGTCTTGGTTATTACCGCTTCCATGTGGACGTGAATGGGCATATCGACGACGCCCCGTGGCAGAAGCGCTGCGTGCCCTTTATCCGCGTTGCTCCGTGCTCCAATTCTTAGGCTCCTGGCCAGCGCATCAGGCTAACCCGCGGGAAGCCGCCCTGACCGCGGACACGGAACTTATAGATCGTGCTGCCCAATGGGTAAAAAGCATCAGAGAAGGACGTTTGTAGAGGATGGAAACCGTGGGCCGAATCATTTTAATGCGCCATGCGCGTACCTTTGCTAACGCTGCCCGAGTATTTGATACGCGACCGCCGGGGGCAGAACTTACTGTTCTGGGGCGTCTTCAAGCTACGGAAGCAGGTGTGCATCTAGCCAATATCACCCATAACCTTGGAGGGGTGGTGGCTTCAGTGGCAATCCGGACCCAGCAGACAGCCGTTGCTGCGGTAAAGGCTTATGAAGAAACCTTGGGTCTCCCGGCGGATACCTATCCCATTGACGTGGACCCTAACCTGAGAGAAGTCTTTTCCGGGGCTCTCGAGGGGAGCTCGGCTCCTGAATCTCATGAGGCATATATCCGTGCTCTCGACGCCTGGATGAGCGGGGACCTTTATGCAGCAATGCCGGAAGGGGAGACCGCGAATGAAGTGGTTATACGGATGCGGAAACCCCTGGAAGACCTTGCAACGCTATGCCGGGAGACTGGAAAAGATTATCTCGCGGTGAGTCATGGGGCTGCGATCCGCATTGCCACGCGATATTCCTCCGACGTGCCCGAAAATGTGGCTCGGAATATTTATGTGGGAAATACCTCTCTTATGATCATTGAACCCTGCGGAGAATTCGGTCAGTGGCATTGCGAGATGTGGGGCAGCACACGCTTAGATCGGCCATGAAACAAAGAGAAGCAAAGTGACCCTGCATTTCCATAGACATTAGGCCCCAAAAAAAGCCTCCAAAGCTGTCTATGTCTATGGAAATGCAGGTTGGGTGGGCTCGGTTGGCCAAATTAGGCTAGGCGTATCCCAGCCGATGCAGGTCCTCTTCCTCGAGGCCAAAATAGTGGCCGATCTCGTGCATTACGGTGATGCGAACCTGCTCTACGAGTTCTTCCTCGGAAGAACAATATTTTTTCAGGGCTTCTTTATAGATAGTGATCGTGTCGGGGAGGAACCCGGCGTGATCAAAGCTGCGTTCGGTGAGCGCTACACCATGGTAAAGACCGAGGATATAAGGGGAGTCCTCGGCATAATCCTCGATGAGGATGGCAAGGTTGGTGATGTGCTCGGTGATGGACTCCGGGATAGCGGATAAGGCTTGGTCTACGAGTTTTTCAAAATGTTCATCGCTGATCTGAATCATGGGCGTGCTGGTTCTGGGTGAGGGCCTATGAGAGCTTCGGGGTTCACAATAGGTGCTCGCACCGGACGCGAAGCCGGGGGTTGGCCGTTGATAGTGAAGCCGGTTCTGGCGCCGCCAGCGAGTGTGGCAAATTTACGATCTTGGCCAAAGACCAGCGCGCAATTGACACTGCGTGAGCCGCCAGCCCACGAGTTTTCGGGGAGGGTGGTCCAGAACGGTTGGAGAGTGGAGAAATACAGAGGGTCGTCGCCTCCCAAATAGTCCTGGGCCGCTTGGGTGCATACCTGTCGGAGGTGCGTGTCCTGTTGTTCAAGGGAAGGCGTTCCCTCTGGGAAGACTGGCTGCAAATCTACGATGGCGGTGATTTCCATCTGGTGATCGGCAGCGCAGTCGACGACTCGGGTGGCGCTGGCGGCGTCGACAAGCACGCACTCTTCGGGACGGAAGATGCGGGACTGGTCTTGCTCGGCGGCGCGTCCGGAAGTTGGGATGAGAGTGCCTTTATCATCGGTGGCTTGGACACCACAGAGTAGGGTGCGATCACCCTTTGACCAGGCATCTTGTGGGGGAAGAATCGAGGCGACCGAATACTTTCCCATCTGATCAAAGGTGCCTTTCATATACTGAATCGTAGGGTTAAGGCACAGCTCCTCGCGTAGCTGTGCTTGACGGGTGAGATCTGGCATTGGGGCCTCACTGCCAAACTCGGATGCGGGGTAAGCCCTTAGGTCTTCGCGGGAAGAAACCTCGAAGCGGTGCTCGCCTGCGCAGTCGGCTTGCTCAAAATTGGTGATTTTCCCCTGATCGTCTTTCCACGTGAGGCATGACCCGGAATCGGCGGTGGTAAAGGACGCGGCAGACGCTTTGCTGTCTGAGGAAGGACGTGACTGAGACTGCTTGGACGAACCCTCACTCTGGGAAGAAAAAGAGTACGCGCCGACCCCTGCTGTGGAGACTAAAGCTCCGACAAGCAGGATACGAACTGCTGTAGCACTGCGCCAAGATTGAGTCATAGTGCCCTCAGTCTACTTACTTACTTGGAAATAAAGGTCCGCAACGCAAATCTATCTGTGCGATAAAGAGAAGAACACCACTCTATAGGGTGGTTGCCTGCACTGGCATGGCGCTCCACCTTGAGGAGGGGTTCTCCCACTTCAACGTCCAGAATCCGGGCGGTTTCTGCCGTTGCGGCCACCGCTGTGGTGATTTGTTCTGCCCCGGTGATGAAAATGTTGTAGGAATTTTTCAAAATTTGATAAACGGACTTGTATACGTCGTTTTCTAGTAGATCAGGGGCAAAAGTTGAGTTGTACCATGCGTCGTTGAGGCAAAAAGGTTTGCCGTCTCCTAGGCGGAGACGCACGAGGTGGGTATGTGGTGTGGCAGCGTCTGTGCGGAAGAACTCTTGAACCACGGAATGGGGGGATGACCATGCGGAGGACAAAATTTTACTGGAGGGCTCGATACGGCGCGCAGACATCTCATCTGTAAAAGAAGCGAGTTGTAGGCGGGTGACCATCGGAGATTGCGCCACAAAAGTGCCTTTACCTCGGCTGCGGCGGAGTTGTCCGGTGGCTACAAGATCGCCGATAGCGCGTCTTACGGTAATTCGGCTTACGCCATAGGCCTCTTCTAGAACGCGCTCACCGGGCAGCATATCACCAGGTTTGAGCTCGGTACGGCAGAGTTCTTCTAGTATTTCCCTGAGCTGTTGATGCTTTGGCGTGCTGGTTCCGTCAGTTAGGGTTCTGGCGGGCAACCCCAATCGAGTGTCGACCATAGGTATCAGTGTAGCCGCGCTGGTCATAACCAGCCATGATTTTGGTCATGTTGTGACCTACTAGTTAATGGAAGGCGGTAAGGTCGGATGTGTGATTGATCTGAAATTCCTCCGCGAGAATCCCGATATTGTCCGCGAATCCCAGCGTATTCGTGGCGAAGACCCTGAATTGGTAGATAAACTACTGGCCGCCGATGAGGCACGACGTGCGGCAATCCAGGTTGCAGACGAGCTGCGTTCCGAGCACAAAGCCTTTGGCAAGAAGATTGGCCAGGCCGCTCCGGAAGAGCGCACTGCCTTGCTCGAAGGCTCAAATGAGTTGAAGGCAAAGGTTAAAGAAGCTGAGGAGGCTCAGTCTGCCGCGGAAGCAAAGGTAGATGAGCTCCAAATGCTCTTTAGCAATGTGGTCACCGATGCTCCTGCTGGTGGAGAAGATGACTTCATTGTTTTGGAGCACGTTGGTGAGCCGCGCACCTTTGACTTTGAGCCCAAGGACCACCTTGAGCTTGGCGAGTCCCTGGGGTTGATCGATACCAAGCGCGGTACCAAGGTAGGCGGAGCACGTTTCTACTACCTCACTGGCGACGGCGCATTCTTGCAGTTGGGAATGCTCAACCTCGCCGCTCAGAAGGCGCGCGAGAACGGTTTCCAGCTGATGATTCCGCCAGTATTGGTGCGCCCTGAGATTATGCAGGGAACTGGTTTCTTGGGGGCACACTCCGATGAGATCTACTACCTTGAGCGCGATGACCTTTATCTAGTAGGCACCTCCGAGGTCGCCTTGGCTGGTTACCACAAGGATGAGATTATCGACCTTAATAAGGGACCGATTAAGTACGCTGGTTGGTCCTCCTGCTTCCGCCGTGAAGCCGGCTCTTATGGCAAAGACACTCGTGGTATCCTGCGCGTTCATCAGTTTGACAAGCTTGAGATGTTCGTTTTCTGTAAGCCAG
This genomic window contains:
- a CDS encoding HtaA domain-containing protein produces the protein MRRHTATLMATVMASSLVSLAPVAYAQEAASEGSLSWGIRSSFNNYTGGATKLSDGAARSDNSFTFPLATQAFDESTSKLEAQFKGEVLYKKYCKNTGKKDPVEDDCSLDLSIKDPKIVIAPEGSYMEATVRSRQYATGQYFAPEKPVRIVNLYTSGAQFKDSDGKISWSDIATALTSDGVKMFSDFYNENEGLDPLNFTYKGKGVRPAGDQGGLRTAAQKWTAPRDYDHLSRPFSYGDKVVVVTADYGVTLLNAELKPIATKELPIDKLTTVAFNEKTGELFYAASGTNGSSDMKTLMKATVSQDGIGEPTSVGTVPEAIRGIGVDADSGVFFAISSESGDDSSRENGGHLTIFDKSSERSIALPKTSEVLEGKVADGESLYAKIFNDDDFAEVLKMNDGTFVFHPGTAITLNDDDIATKGFLFSIDLKASDAEAFKYMKGSQYLARTALLGVSTDGEKIVRSTHFGRGGAQILKYADRDVSEVTKLSQDSELGLWAGSVFHDGKIVQLDGRNGKLNWLNASDLKVEKSLPIANGRETSNRRHGDFLITKNGDVYVQTLDESTGDYKEYYVLTRMSDGSKPVVTKSDNENRLREIERFTTDNAKPSSDGKLGQIGKIIGIVLGVLGGLSALAFFFQNHIRSFLGF
- a CDS encoding amidase, whose translation is MAIHERIDALATQVAGLSAQEHGFAHFDADAAHDQADMQADSPPQRLSGWIIPAKDLSDVAGMPTSYGSVHRRVMAAETDSFIAKYMAQGAIVPGKSLVPELGLSAYTEPVGLAAPTYDGHTPGGSSGGAAVMVARGLVRAAHASDGGGSIRIPAACTGIVGFKPPHDASLANPVTQGFLTRTLADAAYLHNIRPLSRPLRIGVLTQPVHAEVDVAPHILSAVEEAAARLSAAGHAVSRVTRPYGDEPFKAFHDILALKSTKIHGPASPLVEWLRDCGRLVSQKRKAEAVRIFVGVDKLLRDAWDIDVLLTPTLAFDPPPVGYFSAMPPEEDFAAQTRWTPWGTMFNMSGGAALSVPYRGVGIQLGAIRATVPELFGVAEAL
- a CDS encoding septum formation family protein; the encoded protein is MTQSWRSATAVRILLVGALVSTAGVGAYSFSSQSEGSSKQSQSRPSSDSKASAASFTTADSGSCLTWKDDQGKITNFEQADCAGEHRFEVSSREDLRAYPASEFGSEAPMPDLTRQAQLREELCLNPTIQYMKGTFDQMGKYSVASILPPQDAWSKGDRTLLCGVQATDDKGTLIPTSGRAAEQDQSRIFRPEECVLVDAASATRVVDCAADHQMEITAIVDLQPVFPEGTPSLEQQDTHLRQVCTQAAQDYLGGDDPLYFSTLQPFWTTLPENSWAGGSRSVNCALVFGQDRKFATLAGGARTGFTINGQPPASRPVRAPIVNPEALIGPHPEPARP
- a CDS encoding CPBP family intramembrane glutamic endopeptidase; this translates as MRHRIHGEIWLVLAITFGMSGLRSLLRLIDATLSPVALNEQSTTLNSSQADSPWLDLALQLCGAGTLIAWGLLSLFLLVVNAPEHRIPGPLLRLTSAKTWLTEIGWGALLALAIGVPGLAFYVTAVHLGLSKQVIPSSLETWWTIPILLLYSFANAFAEEIVVVGWLSTRLRQLGKSTGFILLACSLLRGSYHLYQGFSAGIGNMIMGLLFTWFYLKWRPQHIWPLIVGHFLIDAVAFVGYSLIGGNLQFLGL
- a CDS encoding metallopeptidase family protein, whose protein sequence is MIQISDEHFEKLVDQALSAIPESITEHITNLAILIEDYAEDSPYILGLYHGVALTERSFDHAGFLPDTITIYKEALKKYCSSEEELVEQVRITVMHEIGHYFGLEEEDLHRLGYA
- a CDS encoding membrane protein — encoded protein: MKNNRILSLTISALATASVFTTSSLVVTSPLVTAVASAQTHDAMPGNYIIKKAEDGDQHLAELNSLVSVAKVRHLYHAASGEQKFEDYRNATDEMRRAHEESENACYMAKARVALAILKVEGDADARALDLGRVGIDLEESEKALPVLKEMKDKYLKLALGTDSTDPDKGKISNTDKIATNGLDGLERVIKKLKEGEETYEFDAYSILDWNVQERFIERIKSAHHMGEAEDQLTVSKLSDPENIKKDDILKTAQENKEMLLKKHGGSDTLAPKPQEKPEKHKEEAEKPASEKPKADAEKPKAEPEKPKAEHENKAPEAKDEKKVESAETPKAPKTPQISWSPITWPSWLKVIVSLGGVGLLAGLVHILLPFLPH
- the serS gene encoding serine--tRNA ligase → MIDLKFLRENPDIVRESQRIRGEDPELVDKLLAADEARRAAIQVADELRSEHKAFGKKIGQAAPEERTALLEGSNELKAKVKEAEEAQSAAEAKVDELQMLFSNVVTDAPAGGEDDFIVLEHVGEPRTFDFEPKDHLELGESLGLIDTKRGTKVGGARFYYLTGDGAFLQLGMLNLAAQKARENGFQLMIPPVLVRPEIMQGTGFLGAHSDEIYYLERDDLYLVGTSEVALAGYHKDEIIDLNKGPIKYAGWSSCFRREAGSYGKDTRGILRVHQFDKLEMFVFCKPEDAVEQHQALLKMERDMLAAVEVPYRVIDVAGGDLGSSAARKFDTEAWVPTQNTYRELTSTSNCTTFQARRLQTRYRDETGKAQTCATLNGTLATTRWLVAILENNQQADGSVIVPEALRPFVGKDVLEPIK
- a CDS encoding LCP family protein, whose amino-acid sequence is MNPQEPQAGYGSRDEFMRDSQGNPLLDRYGRPVRRRGKSAPQRRPRRNAQAPQPEVTRFDSPAQPQRPQQYFPSAQEQQQLRQQQPPQSYVDPRGYQQSASFQPNRSFERHQAAIQQPSAPRRRRRILRPRGCLSSIAWLVVTVLVLSIAGTLWMDTKLNRTNARPTNRIASTAGTNWLLVGSDSRSGLSEADAQRLGTGGDLGSMRTDTIMLLHIPTSGKATLLSLPRDSYVSIPGYGMDKINAAFTYGGAPLLTQTVEGATGLRVDHYAEIGMGGLANVVDAVGGIEVCPAEPINDPLAALSINAGCQKVNGPTALGYVRTRATPLGDLDRVQRQREFFAALVNKLTSTSTFANPFRFFPTVSSVAGSFTVGNKDHVWHLLRVALAMREGVDTVTVPYSGFANYDVGNVVLWDKTAAEQLFASLR
- a CDS encoding GntR family transcriptional regulator — encoded protein: MTSAATLIPMVDTRLGLPARTLTDGTSTPKHQQLREILEELCRTELKPGDMLPGERVLEEAYGVSRITVRRAIGDLVATGQLRRSRGKGTFVAQSPMVTRLQLASFTDEMSARRIEPSSKILSSAWSSPHSVVQEFFRTDAATPHTHLVRLRLGDGKPFCLNDAWYNSTFAPDLLENDVYKSVYQILKNSYNIFITGAEQITTAVAATAETARILDVEVGEPLLKVERHASAGNHPIEWCSSLYRTDRFALRTFISK
- a CDS encoding histidine phosphatase family protein; this translates as METVGRIILMRHARTFANAARVFDTRPPGAELTVLGRLQATEAGVHLANITHNLGGVVASVAIRTQQTAVAAVKAYEETLGLPADTYPIDVDPNLREVFSGALEGSSAPESHEAYIRALDAWMSGDLYAAMPEGETANEVVIRMRKPLEDLATLCRETGKDYLAVSHGAAIRIATRYSSDVPENVARNIYVGNTSLMIIEPCGEFGQWHCEMWGSTRLDRP